The Caldicellulosiruptor changbaiensis genome has a segment encoding these proteins:
- a CDS encoding radical SAM protein has translation MFVNSEDIFSSIPILSASVKVTRKCNLACKHCYVANKNFDYQSELSVNEIKLIIEQLYEAGCLDLYLNGGEPFLNENILEICEFAHNKGLRISVSTNGITIDEEIIKILSKFNLKIFQVSIDGLEETHDKIRNKIGAFREGIKALNLAKRYFKNSDTTVIMATTLMEDNKNQIFKLYDLACELNVDTYALIPLLPTGRACSAIDVSVKEKMDIFSNIAEYFVSKNTSTELSLILPPGLIPKVLSTRKYGKGYYCTFPNIIGIDSNGNIAPCDGLLNINEFRLLNKNYYQ, from the coding sequence ATGTTTGTAAATAGTGAAGATATTTTCAGTAGCATACCCATATTATCTGCTTCGGTTAAAGTTACTCGCAAATGTAATTTAGCTTGCAAACATTGTTATGTAGCAAATAAAAATTTTGATTATCAAAGTGAACTTTCTGTTAACGAGATTAAATTGATAATTGAACAGTTATATGAGGCAGGTTGTTTAGACTTGTATTTAAATGGTGGAGAACCTTTTCTAAATGAAAACATATTAGAAATTTGTGAATTTGCACATAATAAAGGATTGAGAATTTCAGTGAGTACTAATGGAATTACTATCGACGAAGAAATAATAAAAATATTATCAAAATTTAATTTGAAGATTTTTCAAGTTAGTATAGATGGATTAGAAGAAACACATGATAAAATAAGAAATAAAATAGGAGCTTTTAGAGAAGGAATAAAAGCATTAAATTTAGCAAAGAGATATTTTAAAAATTCTGATACTACAGTGATAATGGCAACGACATTAATGGAAGATAACAAAAATCAAATTTTCAAGTTATATGATTTAGCTTGTGAATTAAACGTTGATACATATGCATTAATTCCATTACTTCCAACAGGAAGAGCTTGTTCTGCAATAGATGTATCAGTAAAAGAAAAAATGGATATTTTTAGTAATATAGCAGAATATTTTGTAAGTAAAAATACTTCTACCGAGCTAAGTCTTATTTTACCACCTGGTTTAATACCAAAAGTATTATCAACAAGAAAGTATGGGAAAGGTTATTACTGTACATTTCCAAACATAATAGGAATTGATTCTAATGGGAATATAGCACCATGTGATGGTTTATTAAATATAAATGAATTTAGGTTGTTGAATAAAAATTATTACCAATAA
- a CDS encoding MFS transporter gives MLAYYVTIFLKGTAKGLFFPIWILHMSNNKISLFFIGILGTVLETVRFITEIPLGAFADKYGRKVSLFLSAFLYFIAFFLFSLGNTIYMFVFSVLIMGLADSFESGALEAWLADHLILKGKVDKLENELRKMYIILIAGSIIGAIFITYLYKMNTIMPFLVSAVLYLIATLITCIFVPESLPVSHNSNINKSIINKIKLSVSYVMSSKTLLLLSLAMFLFAIGFDGIERFYQTYLKYRKFNVFWISNIYIISAIFGLAFMFLQNMLINNKKNDLLIIGNLKISMFIILTVAIFINLNIISYLCLVSFFVLEVILRPYLQSYLNKFIDSEIRATTLSFFQFAEASGEILAGIGIGYFIKVLGISYGLFVSAVFILISGLAVFVLLFFERIY, from the coding sequence ATGTTAGCTTATTATGTAACAATTTTTTTAAAAGGCACTGCAAAAGGGTTATTTTTTCCTATTTGGATATTGCATATGTCAAACAACAAAATTTCTTTGTTTTTTATTGGTATATTAGGTACAGTTTTGGAAACAGTTAGGTTTATCACAGAAATTCCTCTTGGGGCATTTGCAGATAAATATGGTAGAAAAGTTTCATTATTTTTATCAGCTTTTTTATATTTTATAGCTTTTTTCTTATTTTCATTGGGAAATACAATTTATATGTTTGTATTTTCAGTATTAATAATGGGATTAGCTGATTCTTTCGAATCTGGAGCATTAGAGGCATGGTTAGCTGATCATTTGATTCTGAAAGGGAAAGTCGATAAACTTGAAAATGAGTTGAGAAAAATGTACATTATTTTGATTGCTGGAAGTATTATTGGAGCAATTTTTATAACCTATTTGTACAAAATGAATACTATTATGCCATTTTTAGTGTCAGCAGTATTATATTTAATTGCTACCTTAATAACATGTATTTTTGTACCTGAATCGTTGCCAGTATCTCATAATTCGAATATCAATAAGTCAATAATAAATAAAATAAAATTATCTGTTTCTTATGTGATGTCAAGTAAAACTCTATTGTTATTGTCATTAGCAATGTTTTTATTTGCAATAGGATTTGATGGTATAGAAAGATTTTATCAGACATATTTAAAATATAGAAAATTCAACGTTTTTTGGATAAGCAATATATATATAATTAGTGCTATTTTTGGTCTTGCGTTTATGTTTTTACAAAACATGTTGATTAACAATAAAAAGAATGATTTATTAATAATTGGCAATCTAAAAATTTCAATGTTTATAATACTAACTGTTGCTATCTTTATAAACTTAAATATTATCTCATACTTATGTTTAGTGTCCTTTTTTGTATTAGAAGTTATTCTTAGACCTTATCTTCAAAGTTATCTAAATAAATTTATTGATTCTGAAATAAGGGCTACTACATTATCTTTTTTTCAATTTGCAGAAGCGAGCGGCGAAATTTTAGCAGGTATAGGAATTGGTTACTTTATAAAGGTTTTAGGCATTTCATATGGTTTGTTTGTAAGTGCTGTATTTATTTTAATTTCGGGTTTAGCAGTTTTTGTTTTGTTATTTTTTGAAAGGATATATTGA
- a CDS encoding radical SAM/SPASM domain-containing protein, protein MELVDTSIGIKEILGDIPILAASIRVTKRCNAFCKHCYGNSGEPFNNELTTREIKKLIDVYSDEFGVKKIFFTGGEPFARGDIVEILQYAYYKNMEILISTNGSLLTKDILKEIQNINFSMFQISIDGPKEIHNKIRGDGFFEKAINALKLLKELNFKNVTIATCLMKENYDQINKIIDIVVEYEVDIYSLVLLLVAGRANSELDVTSQELKLAINDLFSAYRKYKGKFKLAENSIIPPALVPADLREEGLHKQFEVCCAFPNIIGIEANGDVAPCDGFFTFPEYIAGNIRESSVLDIWERSNVFSKLSELNRLDIKGVCSKCIFLSTCAGSCRASAYAYYKDIHAPFPTCQKLYEEGLFPPDCIVGE, encoded by the coding sequence ATGGAATTAGTGGATACTTCTATTGGAATTAAGGAGATATTAGGTGATATACCAATACTTGCTGCTTCAATAAGAGTAACTAAAAGATGTAATGCATTTTGCAAACATTGCTATGGTAACTCAGGTGAACCATTTAATAATGAGTTAACTACTCGAGAAATTAAGAAGCTAATAGACGTTTATAGTGATGAATTTGGAGTAAAGAAAATCTTTTTTACAGGCGGTGAGCCATTTGCAAGAGGAGATATAGTAGAGATATTACAATATGCGTACTATAAAAATATGGAAATATTAATAAGTACTAATGGTTCTCTACTCACAAAAGATATACTAAAAGAAATACAAAATATAAACTTTTCTATGTTTCAAATTAGTATTGATGGACCTAAGGAAATTCATAATAAAATTAGAGGTGATGGATTTTTCGAAAAAGCAATAAATGCTTTAAAATTATTAAAAGAGTTGAATTTTAAAAATGTGACAATAGCTACTTGTCTTATGAAAGAAAATTATGATCAAATTAATAAAATAATTGATATTGTAGTTGAATATGAAGTTGATATATATTCTTTAGTTTTACTTTTAGTAGCTGGTAGAGCTAATAGTGAACTAGATGTAACTTCGCAAGAATTAAAATTAGCAATTAATGATTTGTTTAGTGCTTATAGAAAATATAAAGGAAAATTCAAGTTAGCAGAAAATAGTATTATTCCGCCAGCTTTAGTACCTGCCGATTTACGAGAAGAAGGTCTGCATAAGCAATTTGAGGTATGTTGTGCATTTCCTAATATCATAGGTATTGAAGCAAATGGTGATGTTGCTCCATGTGATGGTTTTTTTACTTTTCCTGAATATATTGCAGGAAACATAAGAGAATCTTCTGTCTTGGATATATGGGAAAGGTCTAATGTATTTTCAAAGTTGTCCGAACTAAATAGATTAGATATTAAAGGTGTTTGTAGTAAATGTATATTTCTAAGTACATGTGCAGGTAGTTGTCGTGCCTCAGCGTATGCGTATTATAAAGATATACATGCACCATTTCCAACGTGCCAAAAACTATATGAAGAGGGTCTTTTCCCGCCGGATTGTATAGTAGGAGAGTGA
- a CDS encoding DUF5412 family protein, whose protein sequence is MSKVYKSNGSAEVNKGSFKRILIKLLMTILMLILLFTLFVCWRFFDMNMLPHGEFLSESLSPDGKYKIKFYLINGGATTAYGVRGELCYKSGLKIRNIYWDYPEDRADVRWINNHVVIINGHRLDIFKDSFDWRKEPVKRR, encoded by the coding sequence ATGAGCAAGGTTTATAAATCTAATGGTTCAGCTGAAGTAAACAAAGGTTCTTTTAAAAGAATATTAATCAAATTATTGATGACAATATTAATGCTCATATTATTATTTACTTTATTTGTCTGCTGGCGATTTTTTGATATGAACATGCTTCCGCATGGCGAATTTTTAAGTGAATCTTTATCCCCTGATGGAAAATATAAAATTAAATTTTACTTAATCAATGGTGGTGCAACAACAGCATATGGAGTTAGAGGAGAGCTGTGTTATAAAAGTGGCTTAAAAATTAGAAACATATACTGGGATTACCCGGAAGATAGAGCTGATGTTAGATGGATAAATAATCATGTAGTTATAATTAATGGTCACAGATTAGACATTTTTAAAGACTCTTTTGATTGGAGAAAAGAACCTGTAAAAAGGCGATAG
- a CDS encoding PqqD family protein, which yields MPKYKQVKVDYRIFKNGYLFSNGIALNKTAFEIWECCREPVDENIIVKKFFEKYTPQSDEDKKMIIEDIKNCLNLLIEGNLIERIDE from the coding sequence ATGCCTAAATATAAACAAGTAAAAGTGGATTATAGAATATTTAAAAATGGATATTTATTTAGTAATGGAATTGCTTTAAACAAAACAGCTTTTGAAATATGGGAATGTTGTAGAGAACCTGTAGATGAGAATATAATTGTAAAAAAGTTCTTTGAAAAATATACGCCTCAATCTGATGAAGATAAAAAAATGATTATTGAAGATATAAAAAATTGCCTGAATTTATTGATAGAAGGGAATCTTATCGAAAGGATTGATGAATAA